From one Astatotilapia calliptera chromosome 10, fAstCal1.2, whole genome shotgun sequence genomic stretch:
- the casr gene encoding extracellular calcium-sensing receptor, with amino-acid sequence MRLLLYYLTLLGSSYVISTYGPHQRAQMTGDILLGGLFPLHFGIASKDQDLAARPESTQCVRFNFRGFRWLQAMIFAIEEINNSSTLLPNITLGYRIFDTCNTVSKALEATLSFVAQNKIDSLNLDEFCNCTDHIPSTIAVVGAAGSAVSTAVANLLGLFYIPQISYASSSRLLSNKNQYKSFMRTIPTDEYQATAMADIIEYFQWNWVIAVASDDEYGRPGIEKFEKEMEERDICIHLNELISQYFEDHEIKALADRIENSTAKVIVVFASGPDVEPLIKEMVRRNITDRIWLASEAWAISSLVAKPEYLDVMAGTIGFALKAGRIPGFREFLRHVQPKKDSHNEFVREFWEETFNCYLEDSPRFQESENGSTSFRPLCSGEEDIASVETPYLDYKHLRISYNVYVAVYSIAQALQDILTCTPGRGLFANNSCADIKKMEAWQVLKQLRHLNYTNSMGEKMRFDENSDMEANYTIINWHRSTEDGSVVFEEVGYYNMHAKRGAKLFIDRTKILWNGYSTEVPFSNCSEDCEPGTRKGIIDSMPTCCFECTECSDGEYSNHKDASVCAKCPNNSWSNGNHTFCFLKEVEFLSWTEPFGIALAICAVLGVVLTAFVIGVFVRFRNTPIVKATNRELSYVLLFSLICCFSSSLIFIGEPQDWTCRLRQPAFGVSFVLCISCILVKTNRVLLVFEAKIPTSLHRKWWGLNLQFLLVFLCTFVQVMICVVWLYNAPPSSYQNHDIDEIIFITCNEGSVMALGFLIGYTCILAAICFFFAFKSRKLPENFTEAKFITFSMLIFFIVWISFIPAYFSTYGKFVSAVEVIAILASSFGMLACIFFNKVYIILFKPSRNTIEEVRCSTAAHAFKVAAKATLKHSTTSRKKSGSLGGSSASTPSSSISVKTNGNDYDTASGKHRPRVSFGSGTVTLSLSFEESRRSSLM; translated from the exons atgaGACTGCTTCTGTATTATTTGACACTGCTGGGGTCCAGTTATGTGATTTCAACGTACGGACCCCACCAGAGAGCACAGATGACTGGTGATATTTTACTTGGAGGTCTTTTCCCCTTACACTTTGGCATTGCATCCAAAGATCAAGACCTTGCAGCCCGGCCAGAATCCACTCAGTGTGTCAG GTTCAATTTCCGTGGTTTTCGTTGGCTCCAGGCCATGATTTTCGCGATTGAAGAGATTAACAACAGCAGTACGCTCCTTCCCAACATCACGCTGGGCTACAGGATTTTTGACACTTGCAACACTGTGTCAAAAGCCTTGGAAGCCACCCTAAGTTTTGTGGCCCAAAATAAGATCGACTCTTTAAATTTAGATGAGTTTTGCAACTGTACTGATCACATACCATCAACCATTGCAGTAGTAGGAGCTGCTGGATCTGCTGTCTCCACAGCAGTTGCAAACTTGCTGGGTCTATTTTATATCCCTCAG ATCAGTTATGCCTCGTCTAGCCGCCTACTGAGCAACAAGAATCAGTACAAGTCCTTCATGAGAACCATTCCTACAGATGAGTACCAGGCCACAGCCATGGCAGACATTATTGAGTACTTTCAGTGGAACTGGGTCATTGCTGTGGCCTCCGATGATGAGTATGGGCGTCCAGGGATTGAAAAGTTTGAGAAGGAGATGGAAGAGCGAGACATCTGCATTCATCTAAATGAACTTATTTCTCAGTATTTTGAGGATCACGAAATCAAAGCACTGGCTGACAGGATTGAAAATTCCACAGCTAAAGTAATCGTTGTGTTCGCCAGTGGCCCAGATGTCGAACCTCTAATCAAAGAGATGGTTAGGAGAAACATCACAGATCGGATCTGGTTAGCCAGTGAAGCTTGGGCAATCTCCTCCCTTGTTGCTAAACCAGAATATCTTGATGTTATGGCAGGGACTATTGGTTTTGCTCTAAAGGCAGGTCGTATACCTGGCTTTAGAGAGTTCTTACGGCACGTCCAACCAAAGAAAGACAGTCATAATGAATTTGTCAGAGAGTTTTGGGAAGAAACTTTCAACTGCTATCTAGAAGATAGCCCGAGATTCCAAGAAAGTGAGAATGGCAGCACTAGTTTCAGGCCTTTGTGTAGTGGTGAGGAGGACATCGCAAGTGTTGAAACACCATACCTGGACTACAAACACCTTCGTATCTCCTATAACGTTTATGTTGCAGTTTATTCCATAGCACAGGCGCTACAGGACATACTCACATGCACACCTGGACGTGGACTTTTTGCAAACAATTCCTGcgcagatataaaaaaaatggaagCATGGCAG GTCCTTAAGCAGCTTAGGCATTTGAACTACACCAACAGCATGGGAGAAAAGATGCGCTTTGACGAGAACTCAGATATGGAAGCAAATTACACCATTATAAACTGGCACAGGTCTACTGAAGATGGCTCTGTGGTTTTTGAGGAGGTTGGATATTACAACATGCATGCCAAGAGAGGAGCCAAGCTGTTCATTGACAGGACAAAGATTCTTTGGAATGGCTATAGCACAGAG GTGCCATTCTCTAACTGCAGCGAGGACTGTGAACCTGGCACAAGAAAGGGGATCATAGACAGCATGCCTACTTGCTGCTTTGAATGCACAGAGTGTTCTGATGGTGAATACAGTAATCATAAAG ATGCCAGTGTTTGTGCCAAGTGTCCAAATAACTCCTGGTCAAACGGGAACCACACATTCTGTTTCCTCAAGGAAGTCGAGTTTCTCTCCTGGACAGAACCATTTGGGATAGCTCTGGCTATATGTGCAGTACTGGGTGTTGTCTTGACAGCCTTTGTGATTGGAGTCTTTGTCAGATTTCGCAACACCCCAATTGTGAAGGCCACAAACCGAGAACTATCATATGTGCTCCTTTTCTCACTTATCTGTTGCTTCTCCAGCTCTCTCATCTTTATTGGAGAGCCACAAGACTGGACATGCCGTTTACGCCAACCCGCCTTTGGGGTCAGTTTTGTTCTCTGCATCTCCTGCATCCTTGTCAAAACTAACAGAGTCCTTTTGGTATTTGAGGCCAAGATTCCTACGAGTCTCCATCGTAAATGGTGGGGATTGAATCTGCAGTTTCTCCTGGTGTTTCTGTGCACATTTGTCCAAGTCATGATATGTGTGGTCTGGCTTTACAACGCCCCTCCTTCTAGTTACCAAAATCATGACATCGATGAGATCATTTTTATCACATGCAATGAGGGCTCTGTGATGGCTCTTGGGTTTTTAATTGGCTACACGTGCATATTGGCAGCCATATGTTTCTTCTTTGCATTTAAGTCACGGAAACTTCCAGAAAACTTTACAGAGGCCAAGTTCATTACTTTTAGCATGCTCATATTCTTTATTGTTTGGATCTCTTTTATTCCTGCATACTTCAGTACTTACGGCAAGTTTGTTTCAGCTGTGGAGGTCATTGCTATCCTGGCATCTAGCTTTGGGATGCTAGCCTGTATCTTCTTCAACAAGGTCTACATCATCCTCTTCAAACCCTCCAGGAACACGATTGAGGAAGTCAGATGCAGCACTGCAGCCCATGCTTTCAAAGTGGCTGCCAAAGCTACATTAAAACACAGCACAACTTCAAGAAAAAAGTCCGGCAGCCTCGGTGGGTCTTCTGCCTCAACTCCTTCCTCATCCATCAGCGTCAAGACCAATGGCAATGACTACGACACTGCCTCAGGAAAGCACAGGCCAAGGGTGAGCTTTGGGAGTGGAACAGTTACTTTGTCCTTGAGTTTCGAGGAGTCCAGGAGGAGTTCTCTGATGTGA